A genome region from Micromonospora inyonensis includes the following:
- a CDS encoding dihydrofolate reductase family protein, producing MPQLLRVQCFNVSRDGFGTGEGQSLERPFGHADPTPLFSWRAATASFVYRTEPGGTRGLDDYMTRDYDHNIGAEIMGRNKFGPQRGPWENHEWQGWWGDNPPFHTPVFVLTHYERPSFTLADTTFHFLNASPAEALARAKQAAAGRDVRLGGGVATIREFIEADLVDTMHIAVAPVDLGRGERLWDSHTDLLDRFHLESVPSPSGVTHLLFWRR from the coding sequence GTGCCCCAGTTGTTGAGGGTGCAGTGCTTCAACGTGTCGCGTGACGGGTTCGGTACCGGTGAGGGGCAAAGCCTGGAGCGGCCCTTCGGCCACGCCGACCCCACCCCACTGTTCTCCTGGCGTGCCGCTACCGCCAGCTTCGTGTACCGCACCGAACCCGGCGGCACGCGTGGGCTGGACGACTACATGACCCGCGACTACGACCACAACATCGGCGCGGAGATCATGGGTCGAAACAAGTTCGGCCCCCAGCGCGGCCCCTGGGAGAACCACGAGTGGCAGGGATGGTGGGGGGACAATCCACCGTTCCACACGCCGGTCTTCGTCCTCACCCACTACGAACGCCCGTCGTTCACCCTGGCTGACACCACATTCCATTTCCTCAATGCCAGTCCGGCCGAGGCGCTGGCACGCGCGAAGCAGGCCGCCGCAGGCCGGGACGTGCGCCTCGGTGGCGGGGTCGCCACCATCCGCGAGTTCATCGAGGCCGACCTGGTCGACACGATGCACATCGCCGTCGCACCCGTCGACCTCGGCCGAGGGGAACGGCTGTGGGACAGCCACACGGATCTTCTCGACCGCTTCCACCTCGAGTCGGTGCCGAGCCCCAGCGGAGTCACTCACCTCCTCTTCTGGAGACGCTGA
- a CDS encoding class I adenylate-forming enzyme family protein, with protein MILTDYRAGHDLWQHRVAQTPDRVFLHHEGRRWTYADFDETKRKVAAGLAELGVGVGSPVLVGLSNRPEALFVHFALMQLGAIAIPLQSDLRFEELRHQINHSMAELLIADGALARTVLPELHHCPAVKQVVADVAGERHGLAVSELACLLRHDPLPGGPPEAYTEDSPALVLYTSGSSGRPKGVVLRAGSFASVGSGFAERFGITASDNFFLPLTMAHAIGALVAPAVAVTTGAAITVVDRFSPSTFWRQVAEAGGTCSILFPAHLNLLLGAEADAPAPGESPLRLVITHAWSERFAQRFGVELATVWGMTETGAMATGSEPGAARHRPAGFVGHPMSEVDVGVFDDHGTRLGTGEIGEIRLRHRHVMLGYLRDPAATEQVLVDGWVCSGDEGAVDDSGSVYFLGRTRSMIKRSGENISPDEVVDALMSHAAVVEAFAFGVPDEVRTEEVAALVVVRHPVSPAEILGTAADRIVARKLPRFMVITESALPRLGNGKLDRVAIVEGFNLDTAWDRLSSVSCSSS; from the coding sequence ATGATCCTCACGGACTATCGGGCCGGCCACGATCTCTGGCAGCACCGGGTCGCGCAAACTCCGGACAGGGTGTTCCTGCATCACGAGGGGCGACGCTGGACCTATGCAGACTTCGACGAAACCAAGCGGAAAGTCGCGGCAGGCCTTGCTGAGCTCGGCGTCGGGGTAGGAAGCCCCGTCCTCGTCGGCCTCAGCAACCGGCCGGAGGCGTTGTTCGTACACTTCGCCCTGATGCAGCTCGGCGCGATCGCGATACCCCTGCAGAGCGATCTGCGGTTCGAGGAGCTACGGCATCAGATCAACCACAGCATGGCCGAGCTGCTTATCGCGGACGGTGCTCTGGCCCGCACGGTCCTGCCCGAGCTGCACCACTGCCCAGCAGTGAAGCAGGTGGTAGCGGACGTCGCGGGCGAGCGTCACGGACTGGCGGTGTCCGAGCTGGCATGCCTGTTGCGGCACGACCCGCTGCCGGGCGGGCCGCCTGAGGCGTACACGGAGGACTCTCCCGCCCTCGTCCTCTACACCTCGGGAAGCAGCGGACGGCCCAAGGGAGTGGTGCTGCGCGCCGGCTCGTTCGCCAGCGTGGGCAGCGGCTTCGCGGAGCGGTTCGGGATTACCGCCTCCGACAATTTTTTCCTGCCACTGACGATGGCGCACGCCATCGGCGCCCTGGTTGCTCCAGCGGTGGCCGTGACGACGGGCGCCGCGATCACCGTAGTGGACAGATTCAGCCCGTCGACGTTCTGGCGACAGGTTGCCGAGGCTGGCGGCACGTGTTCGATCCTCTTCCCGGCGCACCTGAACCTCCTTCTGGGCGCGGAGGCCGACGCACCGGCACCCGGTGAGTCCCCGCTCCGGCTGGTGATCACCCATGCCTGGAGCGAGCGCTTTGCGCAACGGTTCGGTGTGGAGTTGGCGACGGTATGGGGAATGACCGAGACCGGAGCCATGGCGACCGGAAGCGAGCCCGGCGCGGCGCGCCATCGCCCAGCGGGTTTCGTGGGGCACCCGATGTCCGAGGTCGACGTCGGCGTCTTTGACGACCACGGCACCAGGCTCGGGACGGGCGAGATCGGGGAGATCCGGCTTCGGCACCGGCACGTCATGCTGGGGTATCTGCGCGATCCAGCAGCCACCGAGCAGGTCCTGGTCGACGGCTGGGTGTGCTCGGGAGACGAGGGCGCGGTCGACGATAGCGGTTCCGTCTACTTTCTCGGCCGCACCCGGAGCATGATCAAGCGATCTGGTGAGAACATCAGTCCGGACGAGGTGGTGGACGCCTTGATGTCGCACGCCGCTGTGGTGGAGGCGTTCGCGTTCGGAGTCCCCGACGAGGTTCGCACCGAGGAGGTGGCCGCGTTGGTCGTGGTTCGTCATCCGGTGTCGCCTGCGGAGATCCTGGGCACGGCGGCCGACCGGATCGTTGCCCGTAAGCTGCCCAGGTTCATGGTGATTACCGAGTCAGCGTTGCCTCGGCTCGGTAACGGCAAGCTTGACCGTGTCGCGATCGTCGAGGGCTTCAACCTGGACACGGCGTGGGACCGCTTGTCATCCGTCAGTTGCAGCAGTTCCTGA
- a CDS encoding winged helix-turn-helix domain-containing protein produces MPIPPTMDELLADILRRIENGEFQSGSQLPSTRELSAHYDLSHSTIHRAVATLRGRGILIGRPGRGVFVAEK; encoded by the coding sequence GTGCCGATTCCACCCACCATGGACGAGCTGCTCGCCGACATCCTTCGTCGGATCGAGAACGGCGAGTTCCAGTCCGGCTCGCAACTGCCGTCCACCCGGGAGCTCTCAGCCCACTACGACCTGTCGCACTCGACGATCCACCGCGCTGTGGCCACCCTGCGCGGGCGGGGAATTCTGATCGGGCGGCCGGGGCGGGGCGTCTTCGTCGCCGAGAAGTAA
- a CDS encoding MFS transporter, whose translation MLIRLLRRTALDVTPLRTSRDYRLVFTAAGVSSFGSFITYVTLPYQVYQLTGDPLLVGLIGVCELVPLLVMAFVGGALADYLDRRLLVLGGEVGFTLLCGVLLVNSLGDKPQLWLLYLVAALTAALDGLQRPAMEGLTPRIVAPDQIPAASALNSLRMQLAQLGGPGIAGVLIASVDLAWVYAFDLATFAVSLVCLAMVRAVPPPPAADRPSLRSVATGLRYARSRPELLGTYLVDINAMFFGMPQALYPFMAEKLGGPSVLGLLYAAPAVGSMVATVGSGWTARVHRHGLMVVLAAGAWGLAIIGVGLVNSLWLALFFLALAGAADMVSGLFRMIIWNQTIPDHLRGRLAGIEMLSYSTGPLLGQLRSGLAARWVGVNGSIVSGGVLCVVGTVALAALLPTFVRYDGRNGLARKQAEDAAWAAAADRAPA comes from the coding sequence GTGCTGATCCGCCTGCTCCGTCGTACGGCGCTGGACGTGACGCCGTTGCGGACCTCACGGGACTACCGGCTGGTCTTCACCGCAGCAGGCGTGTCCAGCTTCGGGTCCTTCATCACCTACGTCACGCTGCCGTACCAGGTCTACCAGCTCACCGGGGATCCCCTCCTGGTCGGGCTGATCGGCGTCTGTGAGCTCGTACCCCTGCTGGTGATGGCCTTCGTCGGCGGCGCGCTCGCCGACTACCTGGACCGTCGCCTGCTGGTGCTCGGCGGCGAGGTCGGGTTCACCCTGCTCTGCGGGGTGCTGCTCGTCAACTCCCTCGGCGACAAGCCCCAGCTCTGGTTGCTCTACCTGGTGGCCGCGCTGACCGCGGCGCTGGACGGGCTGCAACGACCCGCCATGGAGGGGCTCACCCCGCGCATCGTCGCGCCGGACCAGATCCCGGCGGCCAGTGCGTTGAACTCGCTACGGATGCAGCTCGCCCAGCTCGGCGGGCCGGGCATCGCCGGGGTGCTGATCGCCAGCGTCGACCTGGCCTGGGTGTACGCCTTCGACCTGGCCACCTTCGCGGTCTCGCTGGTCTGCCTGGCGATGGTCCGGGCGGTGCCGCCGCCCCCGGCCGCCGACCGGCCGTCGCTGCGTTCGGTGGCCACCGGCCTGCGGTACGCCCGCAGCCGCCCCGAACTGCTCGGCACCTACCTGGTCGACATCAACGCGATGTTCTTCGGCATGCCGCAGGCGCTCTACCCGTTCATGGCCGAGAAGCTGGGCGGGCCGTCGGTGCTGGGCCTGCTCTACGCCGCTCCGGCCGTCGGCTCGATGGTCGCCACCGTCGGCTCCGGTTGGACCGCCCGCGTGCACCGGCACGGGCTGATGGTGGTGCTGGCCGCCGGGGCCTGGGGACTGGCCATCATCGGCGTCGGGCTGGTCAACTCGCTCTGGCTGGCGCTGTTCTTCCTGGCCCTGGCCGGTGCGGCGGACATGGTCTCCGGCCTGTTCCGCATGATCATCTGGAACCAGACCATCCCCGACCACCTGCGCGGCCGGCTCGCCGGCATCGAGATGCTCTCCTACTCGACCGGCCCGCTCCTCGGTCAGCTGCGCTCCGGCCTGGCCGCCCGCTGGGTGGGAGTCAACGGCTCGATCGTCTCCGGCGGCGTCCTCTGCGTGGTCGGCACCGTCGCGCTCGCCGCACTGCTGCCCACCTTCGTCCGCTACGACGGTCGCAACGGACTGGCCCGCAAACAGGCCGAGGACGCGGCCTGGGCGGCCGCCGCCGACCGCGCCCCGGCCTGA
- a CDS encoding Hsp20/alpha crystallin family protein has protein sequence MSEQSGGSGRGWRGRSAGWDPMGELQALRAELARLVGGPSGPPEVELTETAEGWEVVVRLPGVAPEEVAVELDDRELCVRARSEAEVNADHGIPGGLETRGFEYRVDLPARVDPEAIDAVMDHGLLRVRLPRATRPAPRTITVGPPAPVSAPPRPAPAAPPHATPARAADGRPERGAPPVDPAADREMHHPDVGTGSGPPDPDRPGPSEGTGEIDRP, from the coding sequence GTGAGCGAGCAGAGCGGCGGTTCCGGACGGGGCTGGCGTGGCCGGTCGGCGGGCTGGGACCCGATGGGTGAGTTGCAGGCACTCCGCGCCGAGCTGGCCCGCCTGGTCGGTGGCCCCTCCGGGCCGCCGGAGGTGGAGCTGACCGAGACCGCCGAGGGGTGGGAGGTGGTCGTCCGGCTGCCGGGCGTGGCACCCGAGGAGGTCGCCGTCGAACTCGACGACCGGGAACTCTGCGTACGGGCGCGCTCGGAGGCCGAGGTCAACGCCGACCACGGCATCCCCGGCGGCCTGGAGACCCGGGGCTTCGAGTACCGCGTGGACCTGCCCGCCCGGGTGGACCCGGAGGCGATCGACGCCGTCATGGACCACGGGCTGCTCCGGGTCCGGCTGCCCCGGGCGACCCGCCCCGCGCCGCGCACCATCACCGTCGGACCGCCGGCCCCGGTGTCCGCCCCGCCCCGTCCGGCACCGGCTGCGCCGCCCCACGCCACGCCGGCACGCGCCGCCGACGGCCGCCCCGAGCGGGGTGCGCCCCCCGTCGACCCGGCCGCGGACCGGGAGATGCACCACCCGGACGTCGGCACCGGCTCCGGCCCACCCGACCCCGACCGACCCGGCCCGTCCGAGGGCACGGGCGAGATCGACCGGCCGTAG
- a CDS encoding glycosyltransferase family 9 protein, translating to MVEPSLLGPVAGHVPDVARIAVLRANALGDFIFVLPALDALRAAYPEAELVLLGAPWHAKLFRDRPGPVDRVLVVPPAPGIRGRDPGEPESCLDDFLAAARAERFDLALQVHGGGANSNPIVAGLGARVTAGLRAEDAPPLDRWIRYVYYQHEVIRYLEVAALVGAPATTVLPSLAVTDTDRAEARSVLGEPARPRVALHPGATDTRRRWPAERFAEVARELVTDGYEVLVTGTPAEQEVVDRVVAAAGVPVRPQVGTLSLGALAACYADCALVVSNDTGPLHLAAAVGAPTVGVYWVGNLINTGHPLRHRHRPIMSWTVHCPVCGVDCTPGVYPARPGDGECPHRDSFVTDVPTVEVVEAARELLATSR from the coding sequence ATGGTCGAACCGTCCCTGCTCGGCCCGGTCGCCGGGCACGTGCCGGACGTCGCCCGGATCGCCGTGCTGCGCGCCAACGCGCTCGGCGACTTCATCTTCGTCCTGCCGGCGCTGGACGCGCTGCGGGCCGCGTACCCGGAGGCGGAGCTGGTGCTGCTCGGCGCGCCGTGGCACGCGAAGCTGTTCCGCGACCGGCCCGGCCCGGTGGACCGGGTACTGGTGGTTCCGCCGGCACCGGGCATCCGGGGCCGCGACCCGGGCGAGCCCGAGTCCTGCCTGGACGACTTCCTCGCCGCCGCCCGCGCCGAGCGCTTCGACCTGGCCCTGCAGGTGCACGGGGGCGGCGCGAACTCGAACCCGATCGTCGCCGGCCTCGGCGCGCGGGTCACCGCCGGGCTGCGCGCCGAGGACGCGCCACCGCTGGACCGCTGGATCCGGTACGTCTACTACCAGCACGAGGTGATCCGCTATCTGGAGGTGGCCGCGCTGGTCGGAGCCCCGGCCACCACCGTCCTCCCGAGTCTCGCGGTGACCGACACCGACCGGGCCGAGGCGCGGTCGGTGCTCGGCGAACCGGCCCGGCCCCGGGTGGCACTGCATCCGGGTGCGACCGACACCCGCCGCCGCTGGCCGGCGGAGCGGTTCGCCGAGGTGGCCCGGGAACTGGTCACCGACGGGTACGAGGTGCTGGTCACCGGCACCCCCGCCGAGCAGGAGGTGGTCGACCGGGTGGTCGCGGCGGCGGGGGTGCCGGTGCGCCCCCAGGTCGGCACGCTCAGCCTCGGCGCGCTGGCCGCCTGCTACGCCGACTGCGCCCTGGTGGTGTCGAACGACACCGGCCCGCTACACCTGGCGGCGGCGGTCGGTGCGCCGACGGTCGGCGTCTACTGGGTCGGCAATCTGATTAACACCGGGCACCCGCTGCGCCACCGGCACCGGCCGATCATGTCCTGGACGGTGCACTGCCCCGTCTGCGGCGTCGACTGCACCCCCGGGGTGTATCCGGCGCGGCCGGGCGACGGCGAGTGCCCGCACCGCGACTCGTTCGTCACGGACGTGCCGACGGTGGAGGTCGTCGAGGCGGCCCGCGAACTGCTCGCCACCAGCCGTTAG
- a CDS encoding winged helix-turn-helix transcriptional regulator — MPQPVGAGRLPVPQGRSGCPINLTVELLGDRWSLVVLRDVMFGGHRHFRELLTNSIEGIASNILASRLSKLVDSGLLSRHGDSSHRQKIDYRLTEAAIELVPVMAHLGAWGSRWLPTSSELSIRAQLLVDGGPEMWQSFMDELRSMHLEGHPQPADGVLAELTLAYERTAAAAVLPQPSSGPQEGER, encoded by the coding sequence ATGCCGCAACCAGTGGGGGCCGGTCGCCTGCCCGTGCCACAAGGGAGATCGGGGTGCCCGATCAATCTGACGGTCGAGCTGCTGGGCGACCGATGGAGCTTGGTCGTGCTACGGGACGTCATGTTCGGCGGTCACAGGCATTTCCGTGAACTACTCACGAACTCGATCGAGGGCATCGCCTCGAACATCCTCGCCAGCCGCCTGTCGAAGCTCGTGGATTCGGGCCTGCTCAGCCGCCACGGTGACTCGAGCCACAGACAGAAGATCGACTATCGCCTGACCGAGGCAGCGATCGAACTCGTTCCGGTCATGGCGCACCTCGGTGCCTGGGGATCTCGATGGCTCCCCACATCATCCGAGCTGTCGATCCGTGCCCAACTTCTTGTCGACGGCGGTCCTGAGATGTGGCAGAGCTTCATGGACGAACTCCGCTCCATGCACCTCGAAGGCCATCCGCAACCCGCCGACGGCGTCCTCGCCGAACTCACCCTGGCCTACGAGCGCACTGCGGCTGCCGCTGTACTGCCTCAGCCCTCATCCGGTCCTCAGGAGGGCGAGCGCTGA
- a CDS encoding pyridoxamine 5'-phosphate oxidase family protein, whose product MTTEITAPEELRELLGEPNARAVAKERRVLHELDRQWLAASPFCLIATSGSDGSCNVSPKGDPPGFTLVLDDRTIVVPERPGNRRADGFHNILENPHVGLVFLVPGRSDTLRINGRATLVRDAPYFDRMVVQGHRPQLAIVVEVEQVFYHCAKAFLRSELWRPETWQPDALPSRPRIVKAVEAPDMELAALKRHYGPDYARTMYAWPVQPTPVPPAVT is encoded by the coding sequence GTGACGACGGAGATCACCGCGCCGGAGGAGCTGCGTGAGCTGCTCGGTGAGCCGAACGCCCGTGCGGTCGCCAAGGAGCGCCGCGTCCTGCACGAACTCGACCGGCAGTGGCTGGCCGCCTCGCCGTTCTGCCTGATCGCCACCTCCGGCTCGGACGGCTCCTGCAACGTCTCACCGAAGGGCGACCCGCCGGGCTTCACACTGGTGCTGGACGACCGGACCATCGTCGTCCCGGAGCGTCCCGGCAACCGGCGGGCCGACGGCTTCCACAACATCCTGGAGAACCCGCACGTCGGGCTGGTCTTCCTGGTTCCGGGCCGGTCGGACACGCTCCGGATCAACGGTCGGGCGACCCTGGTCCGGGACGCGCCGTACTTCGACCGGATGGTGGTGCAGGGGCACCGTCCGCAGCTCGCCATCGTGGTGGAGGTCGAGCAGGTCTTCTACCACTGCGCCAAGGCGTTTCTCCGTTCGGAACTGTGGCGACCGGAGACCTGGCAGCCGGACGCGCTGCCGTCCCGACCCCGGATCGTCAAGGCGGTCGAGGCCCCCGACATGGAGCTGGCCGCCCTGAAGCGCCACTACGGCCCCGACTACGCCAGGACGATGTACGCCTGGCCGGTCCAGCCGACGCCGGTCCCACCCGCTGTTACCTGA
- a CDS encoding NUDIX domain-containing protein produces the protein MSVSWAESYVGQLRALAGDRTLMFVGARAVLRDQRGRVLLIQRSDNGHWSMPAGAMELGESIADCAVREVREETGLRALRVSAFALYTGPDRIHTNMYGHTYQVLTAAFRVDEWDGELLRVTDETTDAGFFHPGAFPAPLSPSVTETLADLAVFEQTDRLILK, from the coding sequence GTGAGCGTTTCCTGGGCCGAGTCGTACGTCGGGCAGCTACGCGCGCTGGCCGGTGACCGCACCCTGATGTTCGTGGGGGCGCGCGCCGTGCTGCGGGACCAGCGCGGGCGGGTGCTGCTGATCCAGCGCTCGGACAACGGTCACTGGTCGATGCCGGCCGGCGCGATGGAGCTGGGCGAGTCGATCGCCGACTGCGCCGTGCGCGAGGTCCGCGAGGAGACCGGTCTACGGGCGCTGCGGGTCAGCGCTTTCGCCCTCTACACCGGCCCGGACCGCATCCACACCAACATGTACGGCCACACGTACCAGGTCTTGACCGCCGCGTTCCGGGTCGACGAGTGGGACGGTGAGCTGCTGCGGGTCACCGACGAGACCACCGACGCCGGGTTCTTCCACCCGGGCGCCTTCCCCGCCCCGCTCTCCCCCTCGGTCACCGAGACCCTGGCCGACCTCGCCGTCTTCGAGCAGACCGACCGGCTCATCCTCAAGTAG
- a CDS encoding DUF2231 domain-containing protein encodes MESRLKVLGHPVHPMLVMFPFGLLVTAVFFDVVDTLGGSAVFGEIAYWNITVGLVMGLLAAIAGTFDLLAIPAGTRAKRVALTHAAANLAVILLFAAVWAVRFNAESRAAGGALIAIEVVALAILGVSGWLGGELVDRLGVGVDPEAGLDASSSLRPPATTTRIGEMR; translated from the coding sequence ATGGAGAGCCGACTCAAGGTGCTCGGGCACCCTGTGCACCCGATGCTGGTGATGTTCCCCTTCGGCCTGCTGGTGACCGCGGTCTTCTTCGACGTCGTCGACACGCTCGGCGGATCGGCCGTCTTCGGGGAGATCGCGTACTGGAACATCACCGTCGGGCTGGTCATGGGCCTGCTCGCCGCGATCGCCGGCACCTTCGATCTGCTCGCCATACCGGCCGGCACCCGGGCCAAGCGGGTGGCACTCACCCACGCGGCCGCCAACCTCGCGGTGATCCTGCTCTTCGCCGCCGTCTGGGCGGTGCGTTTCAACGCGGAATCGCGGGCGGCCGGCGGCGCGCTCATCGCCATCGAGGTGGTCGCCCTGGCCATCCTCGGCGTCAGCGGCTGGCTCGGCGGTGAACTGGTCGACCGGCTCGGCGTCGGGGTCGACCCGGAGGCCGGCCTGGACGCTTCCAGCTCACTGCGGCCGCCGGCAACCACCACACGGATCGGGGAGATGCGGTGA
- a CDS encoding phospholipase D-like domain-containing protein: protein MRATSVLAPTLLAAVAAVTMPAATATAADGTSPCRDAAVVPVRTGAVFNNPAAGDPTAVVRQVCNLVKQAPAGSRIRIAHFVVSGEAGLDFATELVAAHQRGVHVQLVLDGWQVPNPAVEALRAEFGTDRSAPSFLHVCSRLSPEGNTASCLGTKGNHNKFYLFSETGGRSDVVLQSSANFTDLNSRTYWNNAVTFVENRRLYAAYDRYFGELAAEQHADHHDDTVTTGMPGGSVTAYFFPRVEGDPVIDHLAKVGCTTAATIRIGMSEWDTYRLPIAQRLVELAGQGCQVRIVHGLMADEVRTVLSAHPNIALRELDSANVLPGRIHSKYLLVEGNVDGDTDARWVLTGSPNFNQTSLRRNDEAMVRTNIRSVYQQYRNSFEQMYAAAL, encoded by the coding sequence ATGCGTGCCACCTCAGTGCTGGCGCCCACACTCCTCGCGGCGGTGGCCGCGGTGACGATGCCAGCGGCCACCGCCACCGCCGCCGACGGCACCAGCCCGTGCCGGGACGCCGCCGTCGTACCGGTGCGAACCGGCGCGGTCTTCAACAACCCGGCTGCCGGGGATCCGACCGCCGTCGTACGCCAGGTGTGCAACCTGGTGAAGCAGGCACCCGCCGGCTCCCGGATCCGCATCGCCCACTTCGTCGTCTCCGGCGAGGCGGGGCTCGACTTCGCCACCGAACTGGTCGCCGCCCACCAGCGCGGTGTTCACGTCCAACTCGTGCTGGACGGCTGGCAGGTTCCCAACCCGGCGGTCGAGGCACTGCGCGCCGAGTTCGGCACCGACCGCTCGGCGCCCTCGTTCCTGCACGTCTGCTCCCGGCTCTCGCCGGAGGGGAACACCGCCTCCTGCCTCGGCACCAAGGGGAACCACAACAAGTTCTACCTCTTCTCCGAGACCGGCGGCCGGTCCGACGTGGTGCTCCAGTCGTCGGCCAACTTCACCGACCTGAACTCGCGCACGTACTGGAACAACGCGGTCACCTTCGTCGAGAATCGCCGCCTCTACGCGGCGTACGACCGCTACTTCGGGGAACTGGCCGCCGAGCAGCACGCCGACCACCACGACGACACGGTGACCACCGGGATGCCGGGTGGCTCGGTGACCGCCTACTTCTTCCCTCGCGTCGAGGGCGACCCGGTAATCGACCACCTGGCCAAGGTGGGCTGCACGACGGCGGCCACCATCCGGATCGGCATGTCGGAGTGGGACACCTACCGCCTGCCGATCGCGCAGCGGCTGGTGGAGTTGGCCGGACAGGGCTGCCAGGTCCGCATCGTGCACGGTCTCATGGCCGACGAGGTGCGCACCGTGCTCTCCGCGCACCCCAACATCGCCCTGCGCGAACTGGACTCGGCCAACGTCCTGCCCGGCCGGATCCACTCGAAGTACCTGCTGGTCGAGGGGAACGTCGATGGGGACACCGACGCCCGCTGGGTGCTGACCGGCAGCCCCAACTTCAACCAGACCTCGTTGCGTCGCAACGACGAGGCGATGGTGCGGACCAACATCCGCTCGGTCTACCAGCAGTACCGGAACAGCTTCGAGCAGATGTACGCAGCGGCGCTCTGA
- a CDS encoding DivIVA domain-containing protein: MSRPDPNQQGHPQKPLTPDRIRDHRFTTRRRGLDPDEIAAFLARVADELAVARTALTDARALTQVTGCVDAGEVTVSQEDAQGVRHRVFCDRLLPGGGRCALPTEHSVPCTARRRRPNPDRFR, translated from the coding sequence GTGTCCCGTCCGGACCCGAACCAGCAGGGGCACCCCCAAAAACCGCTCACCCCGGACCGCATCCGGGACCATCGCTTCACCACCCGCCGCCGGGGACTCGACCCCGACGAGATCGCCGCCTTCCTCGCCCGGGTCGCCGACGAACTCGCCGTCGCCCGGACCGCCCTGACCGACGCCCGAGCGCTCACCCAGGTCACCGGGTGCGTGGACGCCGGTGAGGTGACCGTCTCCCAGGAGGACGCCCAGGGCGTACGGCACCGGGTGTTCTGCGACCGGCTGCTGCCCGGCGGCGGCCGGTGCGCGCTGCCCACCGAGCACAGCGTGCCCTGCACCGCCCGGCGGCGGCGGCCGAATCCGGACCGGTTCCGCTGA